A DNA window from Phaeodactylum tricornutum CCAP 1055/1 chromosome 31, whole genome shotgun sequence contains the following coding sequences:
- a CDS encoding predicted protein → MATDGANAFRGALGWIGWSVPAANAFTNEGFDAMESLGLVTCDRLKDICKIIRRGTDGVAAVPAAGGNAAVAAVPGIPGIAIPMMWEYKLSGMHLWVSERLRQGTPVVAADFTAAIGNLYTRKVRKLEEAKDDEDVQVKPPAPFSKETKWISFFKLLVNYLSSVTGVNKVPLDYVVRKDDNIAAPNAEFETEHKKLVLLTPHLGTAFDKDNGKVWIQVKQLTVNGPAWTYVAPFEKKRDGHGAVKALNSHYEGDAVMSKSKAAAFNVLEHTTYTGERRNFGMERYTNALSTAFQTLDKYGETLTESRNVDVFLRNNHCTDPKMLSGIAVIQGDADWMSNFAKVADHLALFTNTDNSQKTGCLISSAQRTSNNKKKPGIRAGNYNPNEWHQLSDKAKDEVRAKRVAAKSSRNKNKRSAAAITCSSKKPDKNQFALPNKKKKRKTVGFEGETSN, encoded by the coding sequence ATGGCTACTGACGGTGCTAATGCGTTTCGTGGTGCGCTCGGGTGGATCGGATGGTCTGTTCCTGCGGCGAACGCGTTTACGAACGAAGGTTTTGATGCGATGGAATCCCTTGGCTTGGTTACCTGTGACCGTCTTAAGGATATCTGCAAGATCATTCGTCGTGGTACCGATGGCGTGGCCGCAGTGCCAGCTGCTGGTGGAAAtgctgcggtggcggcggtgccTGGCATCCCTGGGATAGCGATCCCCATGATGTGGGAGTACAAGCTAAGCGGAATGCATCTCTGGGTGTCTGAGCGTCTCCGACAGGGGACTCCGGTTGTTGCGGCGGACTTTACTGCGGCCATTGGAAACCTGTACACCAGGAAAGTGCGTaaattggaagaagcgaaggaTGACGAGGATGTCCAGGTCAAGCCCCCGGCTCCGTTCTCGAAAGAAACGAAGTGGATTTCGTTCTTCAAGTTGCTGGTCAATTATTTGAGCTCCGTGACGGGTGTCAACAAAGTGCCATTGGATTATGTTGTCCGGAAGGATGACAACATTGCTGCCCCCAATGCCGAGTTTGAGACGGAGCACAAGaagttggtgttgttgacTCCCCATTTGGGGACGGctttcgacaaagacaacgGCAAAGTTTGGATCCAGGTGAagcaattgactgtgaacggtCCGGCCTGGACCTACGTTGCTcctttcgagaagaaacgcgaCGGTCATGGAGCGGTCAAGGCTTTGAACAGCCACTATGAAGGAGATGCGGTGATGTCAAAATCGAAGGCGGCTGCCTTTAATGTGCTTGAGCACACCACCTACACTGGAGAACGTCGAAATTTCGGTATGGAACGGTACACGAACGCCTTGTCCACGGCATTCCAGACCTTGGACAAGTACGGAGAGACCTTGACGGAGTCAAGAAATGTGGATGTGTTCCTCCGCAACAATCACTGTACGGATCCCAAGATGCTCTCAGGAATTGCGGTAATTCAGGGAGACGCGGATTGGATGTCCAATTTTGCCAAGGTGGCCGACCATTTGGCCTTGTTTACTAACACCGATAACTCTCAAAAGACAGGTTGTTTGATCTCAAGTGCTCAGCGGACTagtaacaacaagaagaagccgggTATCCGAGCGGGCAATTATAACCCAAATGAATGGCATCAACTCTCGGACAAGGCAAAGGACGAAGTTAGAGCCAAGCGAGTGGCCGCCAAGTCCTCTCGCAATAAAAATAAGCGCTCGGCAGCAGCAATCACTTGTTCGAGCAAGAAACCTGACAAAAATCAGTTTGCTCTCCCGAataagaagaaaaaaaggaagACTGTTGGTTTTGAAGGCGAAACGAGCAATTGA
- a CDS encoding predicted protein, which yields MLASRVVAKRAERLCGVKLAAGCPLREGVALSSNRFSSTPAYTTSLLPSNRSSLLPNSPALLSFLSTFPNSKAIRDPHAFQRQCFQPSQPFLNQQSIRWKSSVSAPTSAASSGKSSNSSRSSVDVVQTSTKEQLDLERSSDTSSTAQKEEERIDEDTKRTFRERYDDNRQQWRERASKIRTNARGHYDEFTEHPGQSARAGAKSVKAMFQQYGPVFVVTYGSLYLTTLGCLFMGVQSGVLDPASVFGFLGQADETKDTVQLVVDFMQHHSITQPYAHVVESNPTYANLAVAWIATKFTEPVRLAVALPITPKIARYLGYAPKTAVEKVATLEPTDTAGTNEKPGAKKPRPS from the coding sequence ATGCTAGCATCGCGCGTTGTTGCAAAGCGAGCCGAACGGCTGTGTGGTGTTAAACTTGCTGCTGGATGCCCTTTACGAGAAGGAGTAGCACTTTCGTCGAATCGTTTTTCTTCGACACCCGCCTACACCACTTCGTTGCTGCCGTCGAATCGGTCGTCATTACTGCCGAACTCTCCGGCTCTTCTTTCATTCTTATCCACCTTTCCCAATTCTAAGGCAATAAGAGACCCTCACGCCTTCCAGCGACAATGTTTCCAACCGTCTCAGCCCTTTCTGAATCAACAATCGATCCGATGGAAGTCTTCCGTTAGCGCCCCCACGTCCGCTGCAAGTTCGGGAAAATCTTCAAATAGTAGTAGATCTAGCGTCGATGTAGTCCAAACCAGCACGAAGGAGCAGTTGGACTTGGAACGATCCTCCGATACTAGTAGTACTGCAcagaaggaagaagaacgcaTCGACGAGGACACGAAACGTACATTTCGGGAGCGATACGACGACAACAGGCAGCAATGGCGGGAACGCGCGTCAAAAATTCGTACCAACGCTCGGGGGCACTATGATGAATTTACGGAGCATCCGGGACAATCGGCACGAGCCGGTGCCAAATCTGTGAAGGCCATGTTTCAACAGTACGGACCCGTTTTTGTGGTCACGTACGGATCACTGTACTTAACGACTCTCGGCTGCTTGTTTATGGGAGTCCAGTCCGGCGTTTTGGATCCAGCCAGTGTGTTTGGTTTTCTGGGACAAGCCGACGAAACAAAAGATACCGTCCAATTGGTGGTAGATTTCATGCAGCACCACAGCATTACGCAGCCCTACGCACATGTAGTGGAGAGCAATCCGACGTACGCCAATCTGGCAGTAGCTTGGATTGCCACCAAGTTCACTGAACCGGTACGATTGGCGGTTGCGTTACCGATTACTCCAAAGATTGCTCGGTATTTGGGCTACGCCCCCAAGACTGCAGTAGAAAAAGTGGCAACTCTGGAACCAACGGATACGGCTGGAACTAATGAGAAGCCTGGCGCAAAAAAACCACGGCCGTCATAG
- a CDS encoding predicted protein — translation MTRWDSNRRQVSSTLLLYCAVSCEAFSGSFYTHTQPSAPTRPSFVGTRSAGTRLFAKKKKSPAAMALEKLDNLSFLDEEVPLSKKEQLQLEKKQQKLVKQQQELQAIDAVEDESSAKIKTPVEKHAAQGDSVEFQPSQPKKLSKKEEMLQKALELEAADEASANAISSDFDEPQLSKKELKALLKKEEKMAAKLEKKMAKKQQVVDNDERDESLTATDATVDDEISVNMDVNEVFNGEETDEEAPKIRLSLEDKIRKERPPPRIRVMESSQPGYQSLRLEDIGITFRNQEVLKDVTWGVQTGDRIGLVGANGAGKTTQLRILAGELEPTTGDVVKSSKDLRVAMLRQEFIDELVPERTLREEFLSIFGVENQILEDLKSSEQELESTPPENSEKMQEILDRMQELQNKAENKAVYALESRVQKVMDLMGFTDDETEDLVASFSGGWKMRIGLGKVLLKDPNILLLDEPTNHLDLDSVEWLESFLRQQNIPMVIVSHDREFLDQVCTKIVDAEGGICTEYEGNYSRFLQLKKARMDAWQAAYDAQEKKIKEERKWIQKFKVKQPQAVKQRQAKLEKQIKSDDYVKKPPFVGKPFRFRFPDAPRLSPEVANVKHLSHAYRNEQAQNRLFEDCELFIEKGDRIAVLGPNGSGKSTLLRLLVGREKPDDGSAEIIGQNVIMNYFEQNQADALDLDKTVLETIQGNSSGQSYNELRALLGQFLFKGDAVDKKIEFLSGGEKARLSLCCMMLRPANLLILDEPTNHLDIPAKEMLEEALQHFMGSIMVVSHDRYFISKVATSIVAIEDRKLAKYQGDYKFYMEKSTHIKEKVEARYVSGVDRIESAPIIDLEEIVKPKKNFGGAKTAGLVTRKDKGIKNAKRMKT, via the coding sequence ATGACAAGATGGGATAGCAATCGACGTCAAGTGTCATCGACGCTTTTGCTGTACTGCGCGGTATCGTGTGAGGCATTTTCCGGGTCGTTCTACACGCACACGCAGCCGTCCGCACCGACACGGCCATCCTTTGTCGGAACGAGGAGTGCCGGTACACGTTTGTTtgccaagaagaagaagtctCCGGCAGCAATGGCTCTGGAAAAGCTGGACAATCTCTcctttttggacgaggaagtACCCTTGTCCAAAAAAGAACAATTGCAActggaaaagaagcaacaGAAATTGGTGAAACAGCAGCAGGAACTGCAAGCCATCGACGCTGTGGAAGACGAATCTTCTGCTAAAATCAAGACGCCGGTTGAAAAGCACGCCGCACAAGGCGATAGTGTGGAGTTTCAGCCGTCACAACCAAAGAAATTGAGtaaaaaggaagaaatgtTACAAAAGGCGCTCGAGTTAGAAGCTGCCGATGAAGCCAGTGCGAACGCTATTTCTTCGGATTTTGACGAACCTCAGCTATCAAAAAAAGAACTCAAGGCCTTactgaaaaaggaagagaaaatGGCGGCCAAACTTGAGAAGAAAATGGCCAAGAAACAGCAAGTCGTAGACAATGACGAGCGTGACGAGAGTCTGACTGCAACAGATGCAACGGTCGACGATGAAATTTCGGTAAACATGGATGTAAACGAAGTCTTCAATGGTGAAGAGACAGATGAGGAAGCCCCGAAAATTAGGTTGAGTTTGGAGGACAAGATTCGCAAAGAACGACCGCCGCCAAGAATTCGTGTCATGGAAAGCTCACAGCCTGGTTACCAGTCTCTCCGCCTCGAAGATATCGGAATTACCTTTCGCAACCAAGAAGTCTTGAAAGACGTGACTTGGGGTGTGCAAACTGGGGATCGAATTGGACTGGTCGGGGCGAATGGTGCTGGGAAAACGACACAGCTACGCATTTTGGCTGGCGAACTAGAACCTACGACCGGGGACGTCGTCAAGTCGAGCAAGGATTTGCGAGTCGCCATGCTCCGACAAGAATTTATCGATGAGCTGGTTCCGGAACGCACCTTGCGAGAAGAGTTTCTGAGCATTTTTGGAGTAGAAAATCAAATTCTGGAGGATCTCAAGAGTTCGGAACAGGAACTCGAGAGCACCCCGCCGGAAAATTCCGAAAAAATGCAAGAAATTCTGGATCGTATGCAGGAACTCCAAAATAAGGCAGAAAACAAGGCTGTTTATGCGCTGGAGTCTCGTGTGCAGAAAGTTATGGACTTGATGGGTTTCACGGATGATGAAACGGAAGATCTGGTTGCTAGCTTTTCTGGTGGCTGGAAAATGCGCATTGGACTCGGCAAAGTTTTGCTTAAAGATCCAAATATCTTACTGCTTGATGAACCTACCAATCATTTAGATCTGGATAGTGTGGAATGGTTGGAATCGTTCCTGCGTCAGCAAAATATTCCCATGGTGATTGTAAGCCACGATCGCGAGTTTTTGGATCAAGTCTGCACCAAAATCGTCGACGCTGAAGGTGGTATCTGTACCGAGTATGAGGGCAACTACTCGCGATTCCTGCAGCTGAAGAAAGCCCGTATGGACGCCTGGCAGGCGGCGTACGATGCTcaggaaaagaaaatcaaAGAAGAGCGCAAGTGGATTCAAAAATTCAAAGTAAAACAACCGCAGGCTGTAAAGCAGCGCCAAGCCAAGCTTGAAAAACAAATCAAGAGTGACGACTATGTCAAGAAGCCTCCATTTGTCGGCAAACCTTTCCGGTTTCGTTTTCCGGACGCACCTCGTCTAAGTCCAGAGGTAGCCAATGTCAAACATTTGTCTCACGCATATCGTAACGAACAAGCTCAGAATCGTTTGTTTGAAGATTGTGAGCTCTTTATTGAGAAGGGCGATCGGATCGCTGTACTCGGGCCCAATGGTTCGGGCAAGTCGACACTTTTGCGATTGTTGGTTGGTCGAGAGAAGCCCGACGATGGGAGTGCCGAAATCATAGGACAAAATGTGATAATGAACTATTTTGAACAGAATCAAGCGGACGCACTTGATCTCGACAAAACTGTGTTGGAGACAATACAAGGCAACAGCAGTGGTCAGTCCTACAACGAACTCCGAGCGCTACTAGGACAATTTCTGTTCAAGGGAGATGCAGTCGACAAGAAGATTGAATTCTTGAGTGGAGGAGAAAAGGCACGGCTTTCTTTATGTTGTATGATGCTTCGACCGGCCAACTTGTTGATTTTGGACGAACCGACCAATCATTTGGATATTCCGGCGAAAGAGATGCTTGAGGAAGCTCTGCAACACTTTATGGGTTCAATCATGGTTGTATCCCACGATCGTTACTTTATTTCCAAGGTCGCTACTTCCATTGTAGCGATTGAAGATCGCAAGCTGGCCAAGTATCAGGGCGATTACAAGTTTTACATGGAGAAGAGCACGCACATCAAGGAAAAAGTGGAAGCCCGGTACGTCAGTGGTGTAGATCGTATCGAATCGGCACCCATTATTGatctggaagaaatcgtcaaGCCGAAAAAGAATTTTGGTGGAGCCAAAACAGCCGGCTTGGTAACGAGAAAAGACAAGGGTATCAAGAATGCTAAGCGAATGAAAACTTAA
- a CDS encoding predicted protein produces MSGGDKLAVRSTHSRLNSLRMTETFDAADDSFIDFACSLFSRGYSTINPVQAPLCTPNPFVDMVLPASSTLGSVRISNAGVASVRGLYRPRPFTVVPTGFAKVCNAMNWPATETWHKLAVADMPWWEHEHNCSYLYFHVDGTCWLDEPSGNGVYIAPYDTLDSVPSCTLVPTQGWTPLGQAPLPLPTIELVQQ; encoded by the exons ATGTCCGGTGGAGATAAGCTTGCAGTTAGGTCGACTCATTCACGACTTAATTCCCTTCGCATGACTGAAA CGTTTGACGCTGCTGATGATTCGTTTATTGATTTTGCTTGCTCCCTCTTTTCAAGGGGCTATTCAACAATAAACCCCGTTCAGGCTCCGCTTTGTACACCCAATCCTTTTGTAGACATGGTCTTACCTGCAAGTAGTACACTCGGCAGCGTTCGTATTTCGAATGCCGGTGTTGCCTCTGTGCGCGGTCTGTATCGACCGCGGCCGTTTACAGTAGTTCCGACGGGTTTTGCCAAAGTCTGCAATGCGATGAATTGGCCAGCGACTGAGACTTGGCACAAACTTGCGGTTGCGGATATGCCCTGGTGGGAGCACGAACACAACTGCAGCTATTTATATTTCCATGTTGACGGTACCTGTTGGCTAGACGAACCCTCCGGAAATGGCGTCTACATTGCCCCATACGATACACTTGATAGTGTGCCGTCATGCACATTGGTGCCTACCCAGGGATGGACACCGCTAGGGCAGGCTCCGTTGCCGCTACCGACCATTGAGCTCGTACAACAATAG
- a CDS encoding predicted protein, with the protein MVPATRQMTSAAVYAHLLDNVLLLPQGHPIRLSFEQQGYESADDLLCIFENELESLGYTPSVLPDGLENPPTIPLLMAHRQIIRHFLRWQASLERQKGTPLKNSELVALNNEDFVLYRRSALGQVSTATAPVNAPPTVQSPIGKTRSAVEDFKRGIKRDKTHYPVLKDDRYWDNFYRSFVVTAVTHNVDKVLDPTYIPTDPLEKSLFEEQNKFVYSALEHTLQTDMGKNIVREHSFDFNAQEVFRKVVKHYTESASAKISSSTTLGYLTTAKYGSSWTGTAEGFILHWKNHLRIYNDTVPAGEQLPQQLCLSLLENAVHDVPELRQVKITATLDLAKGGNPISYGGYLSLLLASASLYDNGNNLSNSRSGKNKRNIYANELEYNPMDFESKPDVDYDIDVSPTAIYEANAHARKSSSRNRSPATNRERPYIPREMWNLLSDDAKAILQGLIAPGKQAPLNNSSPHQSLQANTHDTIGAEQITTDTFHDCAPETELLAHLTERVSHMSDGDIRKVLAASRNGPAYDEPTPLQSNVLQYQVSRHNVIETTAALVDRGANGGLAGSDVMVLHKTGRSATITGINDHTLSDLDIVTAAGYTESQNGPIILIMNQYAHLGQGKTIHSSAQLEHYRNHVEDRSRTVGGNQRIVTLDDYIIPLHIRQGLAYMDMRRPTDKELATLPHVVLTSDVDWDPSVLDHEIDLATSWYDDIYDLPQSPYVEPRFDHTGKYLHRHISLCNHRDDVVDRVLYCQQHLVTKNVQDYEALRPCFGWVSAETVRKTIMATTQHAREVYNAPLRKHFKSRFPALNVHRRNEPVATDTIWSDTPAVDNGAKFAQLFVGRRSLVTDAYPMKTDKEFVNTLEDHIRYRGAMDKLISDRAQVEISKKVTDITRAYNIDQWQSEPNHQHQNFAERRIATIEANTNNILNLSGAPDSAWLLCVTYVCYVFNHLAHESLDNRTPLEVLTGSTPDISVLLQFHFWEPVYYKLENATFPSGGTEQQGRFVGIADSVGDALTYKILTHTTNRILHRSSVRSATIPGQTNLRLTPQDGESGPKPINFIKSRRTENKNSYAIKELPGFTPDDLIGRTNHAENIGPRQALGCKVPCRNQ; encoded by the exons ATGGTTCCCGCCACCCGGCAAATGACGAGTGCAGCCGTCTATGCCCACCTTTTGGACAACGtacttcttcttccccaagGGCATCCTATCCGCCTCAGTTTTGAGCAACAAGGATATGAATCGGCTGATGATCTTCTGTGTATTTTTGAGAATGAACTTGAGTCTCTTGGATACACTCCTTCTGTCCTTCCCGACGGCCTGGAAAACCCGCCAACTATACCCCTTCTCATGGCGCACCGACAGATCATACGTCATTTCTTGCGCTGGCAGGCATctttggaacgacaaaaGGGGACACCCTTGAAGAACTCCGAGCTTGTTGCACTTAACAATGAAGATTTTGTCCTTTACCGTCGCTCAGCCCTTGGTCAAGTCTCGACAGCAACTGCACCGGTTAATGCTCCCCCAACTGTCCAGAGCCCCATAGGAAAGACACGTTCGGCTGTCGAGGACTTCAAGCGTGGGATCAAACGTGACAAAACTCACTATCCCGTGCTTAAAGATGATCGGTACTGGGACAACTTTTATCGGTCgtttgttgttactgccgTAACACATAACGTTGACAAAGTTCTAGATCCGACGTACATCCCTACCGATCCCTTGGAGAAATCCCTTTTTGAAGAGCAGAACAAGTTCGTATATTCTGCTCTAGAGCATACTCTCCAGACGGACATGGGCAAGAACATTGTACGCGAGCATAGTTTCGACTTCAATGCCcaggaagttttccgtaaggTTGTGAAACACTACACAGAGTCCGCTAGCGCGAAGATTAGTTCGTCTACTACCCTGGGATACCTTACAACTGCAAAGTACGGATCGTCATGGACTGGCACAGCAGAAGGTTTTATTCTTCACTGGAAAAATCACTTGCGCATCTACAATGACACTGTTCCTGCTGGTGAACAGCTTCCTCAGCAACTATGCCttagtcttttggagaatgctgttCATGATGTACCTGAGCTTCGACAGGTAAAAATCACTGCAACTCTTGACTTAGCAAAGGGAGGTAATCCTATTAGCTATGGTGGTTATCTCAGTCTACTACTCGCATCGGCATCGCTCTACGACAACGGCAATAATCTATCTAATTCTCGTAgtggcaagaacaagcgcAACATCTATGCTAATGAACTAGAGTACAATCCGATGGATTTTGAGAGTAAACCGGATGTAGACTATGATATAGATGTGTCGCCTACCGCAATCTACGAAGCCAATGCTCATGCCCGTAAGAGCAGTTCCCGGAATCGTAGTCCGGCAACTAATCGCGAGCGACCTTACATCCCTCGTGAAATGTGGAACCTGCTCTCCGACGATGCCAAAGCCATCCTCCAAGGCTTAATAGCCCCCGGGAAGCAGGCCCCGTTGAATAATAGTTCGCCACACCAATCGTTGCAGGCCAATACGCACGATACCATTGGCGCGGAACAAATCACAACGGACaccttccatgattgcgcACCCGAAACTGAATTGCTTGCCCACCTGACTGAGCGTGTTAGTCACATGAGCGACGGCGACATACGTAAGGTACTTGCCGCATCTCGTAATGGTCCCGCCTATGATGAGCCCACACCACTGCAATCTAACGTACTTCAATATCAAGTGTCTCGTCACAACGTCATTGAAACTACGGCAGCCCTCGTCGACCGTGGAGCCAATGGAGGTCTTGCCGGCAGTGATGTCATGGTCTTGCATAAAACAGGTCGTTCTGCAACCATCACAGGTATCAATGATCATACCTTGTCCgatttggacattgtcaccgcTGCTGGCTACACTGAATCCCAAAATGGCCCCATCATTCTCATTATGAACCAATACGCCCATTTGGGACAGGGTAAAACTATCCACTCCAGTGCACAGCTTGAACACTATCGCAACCATGTCGAAGACCGTTCCCGTACTGTAGGAGGTAACCAGCGAATTGTAACATTGGATGACTACATCATCCCATTGCACATTCGACAAGGACTCGCGTACATGGATATGCGGCGTCCTACCGACAAGGAACTTGCGACCCTTCCACACGTTGTCCTAACCTCCGACGTCGACTGGGATCCCTCCGTACTTGACCACGAAATTGATCTCGCAACCTCTTGGTATGATGACATATATGATTTGCCTCAATCACCTTACGTTGAACCACGTTTTGACCATACAGGCAAATACCTCCATCGTCACATTTCCCTTTGCAACCATCGCGATGACGTTGTTGACCGTGTATTATATTGCCAACAGCACCTCGTCACGAAAAATGTGCAAGATTATGAGGCCCTTCGTCCGTGTTTTGGATGGGTCTCTGCTGAAACCGTTCGCAAGACCATCATGGCGACCACGCAGCATGCACGCGAAGTATATAACGCTCCGTTACGCAAACATTTTAAGTCTCGCTTTCCCGCTCTAAATgtacaccgtcgtaatgAACCAGTTGCTACCGATACCATTTGGTCCGACACCCCTGCTGTCGATAATGGTGCTAAATTTGCACAACTTTTCGTTGGTCGACGCTCCCTTGTCACCGACGCTTACCCCATGAAAACTGACAAAGAATTCGTCAATACCCTTGAGGACCATATCCGTTACCGGGGTGCCATGGACAAATTGATTAGCGATCGTGCCCAGGTTGAAATCAGCAAAAAGGTCACCGATATTACACGCGCATATAATATCGACCAGTGGCAAAGTGAACCAAaccatcaacaccaaaacTTTGCCGAACGTCGTATTGCCACTATCGAGGCTAATACCAACAACATTCTCAATCTTTCCGGTGCCCCTGATTCCGCCTGGTTACTTTGCGTGACATATGTTTGTTATGTTTTCAACCATTTGGCACATGAATCCCTAGATAACCGCACTCCCCTTGAAGTCCTCACCGGCTCCACgcctgatatcagtgttctccttcagtttcatttttgggaaccggtcTATTATAAGCTCGAAAATGCGACATTTCCTTCTGGTGGTACCGAACAACAAGGAcgttttgttggcatcgCCGACTCCGTCGGCGACGCTCTCACTTATAAGATCCTTACCCACACCACCAACCGCATTCTTCATCGCTCTAGTGTCCGTTCTGCGACCATTCCCGGACaaaccaacctacgccttacgccacaggatggggagagtggTCCTAAACCCATCAACTttatcaagtcgcgtagaaccgaaaacaaaaattcctatgccatTAAGGAGTTGCCTGGTTTCACACCTGATGACCTTATAGGTC GCACGAATCACGCGGAAAATATTGGACCCAGACAAGCCCTCGGATGTAAAGTTCcttgtcgaaatcaatga
- a CDS encoding predicted protein — MWKKGKAPIVPVTVLTGFLGSGKTTLLNHILEDDTHNMKFAVIENEFGEVGIDETILSENVDEEIIEVMNGCICCTVRGDLVVALKKLYKKVESFNGVIIETTGLADPAPVVQTFFVDEDLRKMYKLDSVITVTDAKHINIRLDEKKPEGVENEALEQVAFADKIILNKVDLAENEAELSATMARLKSINPTAQILSCSYSKISPKELLGINAFDLKRVLKFDPEFLDEGQEHQHDSSVVSTASKIEGEFNHEMLLRWIERLVVEDGANLYRYKGVLAVKGKKEKFVFQGVGMMFSGSFEGKWKKNEKRESRFVFIGKNLDKEFLKYGFEACLVKDKLRFAIGQSVEANCGKWKKGKVIEHWDDGNAYRVRLTNSNEVWAPLDIDAYIRATGTV; from the coding sequence ATGTGGAAGAAGGGAAAAGCACCTATCGTCCCCGTCACAGTGTTGACGGGGTTCCTGGGCTCAGGTAAAACGACATTGCTGAATCATATTTTGGAGGATGATACCCACAACATGAAGTTTGCAGTCATTGAAAATGAATTCGGAGAAGTCGGAATCGACGAAACAATCTTGTCTGAAAATGTCGATGAAGAGATCATTGAGGTAATGAATGGCTGTATCTGCTGTACTGTTCGCGGAGACCTCGTCGTTGCCCTAAAAAAGCTGTACAAGAAAGTTGAGAGCTTTAATGGTGTCATAATTGAAACAACAGGTCTAGCAGATCCCGCTCCAGTTGTTCAAACTTTTTTCGTGGACGAAGACCTTCGCAAAATGTACAAGCTCGACAGCGTCATAACAGTGACGGACGCCAAGCATATTAATATCCGTCTAGACGAAAAGAAACCGGAAGGCGTCGAGAATGAAGCCTTGGAGCAAGTTGCCTTCGCTGACAAGATTATACTCAATAAAGTTGATTTGGCAGAAAATGAAGCCGAGCTTTCGGCAACTATGGCTCGGCTAAAAAGCATTAATCCTACTGCTCAGATTCTCAGTTGCAGCTACAGCAAGATCTCTCCCAAGGAATTACTCGGTATCAATGCCTTCGATTTGAAACGAGTACTCAAGTTCGACCCGGAATTTCTCGATGAAGGCCAAGAGCATCAGCATGACTCATCTGTAGTGTCGACTGCATCCAAGATTGAAGGTGAGTTCAATCACGAAATGTTGCTTCGCTGGATTGAGCGCTTGGTCGTCGAAGACGGTGCGAACTTGTACCGATATAAGGGTGTGCTAGCTGTCAAAGGAAAAAAGGAGAAGTTTGTGTTCCAAGGCGTCGGAATGATGTTTTCTGGCTCGTTCGAGGGCAAGTGGAAAAAGAATGAAAAGAGAGAAAGTCGTTTTGTATTCATAGGCAAGAATTTGGATAAAGAATTCCTCAAGTACGGCTTTGAAGCCTGCCTTGTCAAGGACAAGCTTCGTTTTGCGATTGGGCAGTCGGTCGAAGCTAACTGtggaaaatggaagaagggCAAGGTCATTGAGCACTGGGATGACGGAAACGCATACCGCGTCCGCCTCACCAACTCAAACGAGGTCTGGGCACCTCTTGATATCGATGCATACATCCGTGCCACCGGAACTGTCTAG
- a CDS encoding predicted protein, translated as MKFTSSIVLLSAPFLALIGSASAFLPPTPAFARSASSLSVAVDTSDIKNGLTVEIDGEPYKVLNFSIMKQARGAAKTTIKFKNLMRGTTIENTYRSGEKFETALIEKIGAQFTYSEGNTFFFMNSETFEEIPVSDKVVDDKVKWITEGSEISLVLFKDKIIEVVVPSTAVYEVVETEPNMKGNTAQGYTKPATLSSGAVISVPGFVEQGAKIKVDTDKGEYIERVNE; from the exons ATGAAATTCACTTCTTCCATTGTCCTGCTGAGTGCGCCTTTCCTGGCCTTGATTGGGTCGGCATCAGCGTTTTTACCACCGACGCCAGCTTTTGCGCGGTCAGCCTCAAGCTTGTCCGTCGCTGTGGACACATCCGATATTAAGAATGGACTAACCGTCGAGATTGACGGCGAACCTTACAAGGTACTGAACTTTTCCATCATGAAACAGGCCCGAGGTGCTGCCAAGACGACCATCAAGTTTAAGAATTTAATGCGGGGCACTACCATTGAGAACACATACCGAAGCGGAGAAAAGTTCGAAACGGCCTTGATTGAAAAGATTGGCGCACAGTTTACTTACTCAGAAGGT AACACATTCTTTTTTATGAATTCGGAAACATTCGAGGAAATTCCCGTCAGTGACAAGGTAGTCGACGATAAAGTCAAATGGATTACGGAGGGCAGCGAAATTTCTCTAGTACTTTTCAAAGATAAAATTATTGAGGTCGTTGTCCCCTCGACGGCTGTCTACGAAGTCGTCGAAACCGAGCCCAACATGAAGGGCAACACAGCTCAGGGCTACACCAAGCCTGCAACCCTTTCCAGTGGAGCCGTGATTAGTGTACCTGGCTTTGTGGAACAGGGAGCCAAAATTAAGGTTGACACCGACAAGGGAGAATACATTGAGCGTGTAAACGAATAG